One stretch of Punica granatum isolate Tunisia-2019 chromosome 5, ASM765513v2, whole genome shotgun sequence DNA includes these proteins:
- the LOC116209476 gene encoding putative serine/threonine-protein kinase: MSYCCFSFRSEKGKSASSYLPGIEGHLLEDITHFSFNELKSATDNFNASCKIGRGGFGTVYQGTLKNGTQVAVKRLSAESKQGLREFLTEINTITNVKHPNLVQLIGCCVEGTNRILVYEYLENNSLDHALLGSGSTKIKLDWRKRSAICMGTAQGLAFLHEEAVPHIVHRDIKASNILLDKNFDPKIGDFGLAKLFPDDITHISTRIAGTTGYLAPEYALGGQLTKKADVYSFGVLILETISGGSSAKLNWGGTPKYLLEWAWELYEKGELLRLVDPELEDQYPEEEVLRYMKVALFCTQSAANRRPRMSQVVEMLSKNIKLNEKELTPPGFFQDSTPSCGAPSSSKKLSTDDSSNRMSSVPVTITQVTPR; encoded by the exons ATGAGTTATTGCTGCTTTAGCTTTAGATCTGAGAAGGGAAAAAGCGCTTCCAGCTATCTTCCTGGCATTGAAG GACATTTGCTCGAGGATATTACTCATTTTTCCTTCAATGAGTTGAAGTCGGCTACAGATAATTTCAATGCAAGCTGTAAGATAGGGCGAGGAGGTTTCGGAACGGTCTACCAG GGCACCTTAAAAAATGGCACCCAAGTTGCTGTGAAGAGGCTCTCTGCAGAGTCGAAGCAAGGTCTACGGGAATTTCTGACAGAGATCAATACCATAACAAATGTCAAGCACCCAAACCTCGTTCAGTTGATTGGGTGCTGCGTTGAAGGAACTAACAGGATTTTGGTTTACGAATACTTAGAGAATAACAGCCTTGATCATGCATTATTAG GTTCAGGTAGCACAAAGATCAAACTCGATTGGAGAAAAAGATCTGCAATTTGCATGGGAACTGCCCAAGGACTCGCATTCCTTCATGAAGAGGCTGTGCCACATATTGTCCATAGAGACATCAAAGCCAGTAACATTCTCCTCGACAAAAATTTTGACCCAAAAATTGGGGACTTTGGATTGGCTAAGCTTTTCCCAGATGATATCACTCACATCAGCACGAGGATAGCAGGAACAAC CGGTTATTTGGCACCAGAATACGCACTGGGGGGTCAGCTAACTAAGAAGGCTGATGTGTACAGTTTCGGTGTTCTTATACTCGAAACCATAAGTGGCGGAAGCAGTGCAAAGTTAAATTGGGGAGGGACGCCGAAGTATCTCCTAGAATGG GCATGGGAACTTTACGAGAAAGGCGAACTACTCAGACTAGTGGATCCTGAGCTGGAGGATCAGTACCCCGAGGAAGAAGTTCTTCGATACATGAAAGTAGCCCTCTTCTGCACCCAATCAGCTGCAAATCGGCGGCCCCGAATGAGCCAGGTTGTCGAAATGTTATCGAAGAACATAAAATTGAATGAGAAGGAACTCACCCCCCCGGGTTTCTTCCAAGACTCAACACCATCCTGTGGGGCTCCCTCTTCCAGTAAAAAGTTGTCCACAGATGATTCGAGTAACAGGATGAGTTCGGTCCCTGTAACCATCACTCAGGTGACCCCTCGATGA